GGGATGAGTGGGAGCTTCGCGAGCATTTGCCGTCGCGCTTGCGACAGCAACGCCGCCCGCCCAGCTCTGGGCGGGATGGCGAGCGACGAAGAGCAAATGCGACGAGCGAAGGCGACCCACGAAGTGGGGAGCGGAGCAAGACCTTGGGGCTTGCGACTCAGCGGAGCGCAGCGACGCATCTGCGTTATCTGCGTTTTCCTTTTTCAGGTATCCCACTCACCACGAACTCACCTACAGCTTCGCCAGAAAAAAAGGTTGATAGACATTCTCAGATTTTTACCAGCAAGTTCGTGAAGTTTTAACTCAGTATAGCAGGTTAGATCAAAAAGAAGGGTAAATAGAAATTCTCAATATTTTTCTAAAAAATTCACCACTGGGCCCAGGCACCTTCGGAACCGTCGCGGTACAGACTTACCACCTCGCCGATCACGATGATCGCCGGAGGCTTTACCCCGACGCGGCCTGCAACCTCACCGATGTCTGCAAGCGTCGCACATGTCACCCGCTGATCCTTCCGGAACCCGCGTTCGATCACTGCAATCTTCGTCTCCGGTGTCTTGCCGTTTTCGATCAGAAGTTCCGCGATGACCGGGAGATTTTTGACGCCCATAAAGATTACAATCGTCCCGGGGCTTCCTGCAAGCCACTTCCAGTCAATGGAGGAAACCTCCTTTTCGGGATCCTCGTGACCGGTGACAAACGTCACCTGACTTGCCCACGACCGATGCGTCACCGGAATGCCGACACACTCAGGAACCGCAATCCCGCTCGTCACCCCGGGCACCACCTCAACGGCAATACCGTGCTCGCGGAGCGTTTCCATCTCCTCACCGCCGCGGCCGAACATAAACGGATCACCGCCTTTCAGCCGCACAACCGTTCCCCCGGCCTGTGCCTTTGCAACCAGCAGCGCTTCAATATCCGCCTGCTTCATCGTGTGGCATCCGCCATACTTGCCGACATCAATCTTCTCAGCCGACGCCGGAAGCGTGGACAACACCTCTTCACCCGGCAGCTGATCATACAGAATCACATCCGCTGAATCGATAACCTCACGCGCCTTTGCCGTCAGAAGTCCGAGGCCTCCCGGCCCGGACCCCACCAAATACACTTTACCTGTCATGATTTCAACCCGAGGGCAGTCCTTGCCTCCTCAATAAGTTCGGATGCAATTTCGCGGAACTGTATGCCGATCTCCGTTGCCTCCTCAAAGCTTGTGACCGTCTCCACGATACGGTCACTGCGGGTGCCGTCCAGCGACAGAACCTCCGCGATCAGGTGACCATTGCGGCAGAAAATGCCCTGCGGCGTAAAACAGCCGCCGCCCACCTGCTCCATTACCCGGCGTTCCACCCCCGTATCAAACGCGGTCTGCGGATCATTCAGCGGCGCAAACACCTCCCGGAGCTCCGGCGTGTCGCGGCAGACCACCGCAACCGTCCCCTGATTCGGCGACGGCACAAACTGATCCGCCGGCAGCCGTACCCCGTTCACATGATAGCCGAGCCGCACCAGACCGGCCTCCGCAAGCACAATCGCATCGTAGAGACCGTCATTCAGCTTGGAAAGCCGGGTATCCACATTGCCCCGCAGCGGCTCAACCCGCACCTGCGGCATGCACTGATAATACCGGAGAAGCTGTGCACGCCGCCGGGTACTTGACGTCCCCACCGAGTAGATCTCCTCCACCGGACGGTTAAACACAAAAAAATCATACGGCGGGTCACGGGGAAGAATCGCCGCCGTGATCAGCCCGTCCGGGCGTTCGGCCGGAATATCCTTCATACTGTGCACTGCCGCGTCGATCTCGCCGCGCAGAATCGCATTGTCCAGCTCGCGGACAAACACGCCCTGTCCCCCGATCTGATGCAGACCGCGGTCAAGCACCGCATCGCCGGAGGTGGTAATTATCTGCGATTCGGCAGGAACACCAGCTTCCGTGAGAAGTCCGAGCACATTATTGGTCTGTGCAAGCGCCAGCTTGCTGCCGCGGGTACCTATCCGCACGTTCAGCATTGACTATACACCTGCACAAGTTTTGTCATTTCCGATTCCCCGTGGGCGGTTGAGAGGAAGTTCGTCTCAAACTGCGACGGCGGCAGGAACACGCCGGCGGAGAGTGCTTTTTCCCAGAACCTGCGGAACGCATCCGTATCGCACTGTTTTGCCTCCGTGTAGTTGCGGGGCGCGGAACTGCGGAAGAAGTACTTGAACATCGATCCCATCCGCACAAAGGTTCCCGACGCCTTCGACGAAACAGCCTCTTCAATCTGCCGCGTTCTTTCGTCCAGTTTTGCGTAGATGTCCTCGTGCATGTGCAGATATTTGTTCATCGCAATTCCCGCGGCCATTGTTGCCGGGTTTGCGTTGAACGTGCCCGCATTGTACACCGGTCCTGCCGGAGAGATCATCTCCAGTATCTCCCGTCGTCCGCCGAACACTCCGATCGGCAGACCGCCGCCTGCAATCTTTCCCAGGGTGGTCAGGTCGGGCCGGATGTCAAACTTCACCTGCGCACCGCCGATACCGAGCCGGTATCCGGTGATCACTTCATCGAAGATAAGGAGAACATCATGCGCCGCGGTAATTTCACGAACAGCTTTGAGGTATCCGTCGTCAGGGAGGATCGGGCCGATGTTTCCCATCACCGGCTCGATGATGAATGCGGCGATGTTGTCGTTCTTCGACAACAGCTCCTCAAGGGCTTCGGGATCATTGTAGGGAACCTGCCGCGTGTGCGCCGCAAAGTCGGGAAGAACACCAGCCGAGTCGGGCGTGCCGTGCGTTGTTGCGCCCGAACCTGCGGCAATCAGCACCGCGTCATGCGCACCGTGGAAACCGCCTTCCACCT
Above is a window of Methanocorpusculum vombati DNA encoding:
- the cobA gene encoding uroporphyrinogen-III C-methyltransferase — its product is MTGKVYLVGSGPGGLGLLTAKAREVIDSADVILYDQLPGEEVLSTLPASAEKIDVGKYGGCHTMKQADIEALLVAKAQAGGTVVRLKGGDPFMFGRGGEEMETLREHGIAVEVVPGVTSGIAVPECVGIPVTHRSWASQVTFVTGHEDPEKEVSSIDWKWLAGSPGTIVIFMGVKNLPVIAELLIENGKTPETKIAVIERGFRKDQRVTCATLADIGEVAGRVGVKPPAIIVIGEVVSLYRDGSEGAWAQW
- the hemC gene encoding hydroxymethylbilane synthase; the protein is MLNVRIGTRGSKLALAQTNNVLGLLTEAGVPAESQIITTSGDAVLDRGLHQIGGQGVFVRELDNAILRGEIDAAVHSMKDIPAERPDGLITAAILPRDPPYDFFVFNRPVEEIYSVGTSSTRRRAQLLRYYQCMPQVRVEPLRGNVDTRLSKLNDGLYDAIVLAEAGLVRLGYHVNGVRLPADQFVPSPNQGTVAVVCRDTPELREVFAPLNDPQTAFDTGVERRVMEQVGGGCFTPQGIFCRNGHLIAEVLSLDGTRSDRIVETVTSFEEATEIGIQFREIASELIEEARTALGLKS
- the hemL gene encoding glutamate-1-semialdehyde 2,1-aminomutase, which produces MSNSETLFNEAKTLLPGGVSSPVRAIKPYPFYVKSAKGAVLTTVEDTNLVDCCLGYGPLLLGHANSVIKAAISSQLDNGWLYGTPTELEIDLAKRICGDHPSMDMLRFVSTGTEATMAALRLARGFTGKTDIVKVEGGFHGAHDAVLIAAGSGATTHGTPDSAGVLPDFAAHTRQVPYNDPEALEELLSKNDNIAAFIIEPVMGNIGPILPDDGYLKAVREITAAHDVLLIFDEVITGYRLGIGGAQVKFDIRPDLTTLGKIAGGGLPIGVFGGRREILEMISPAGPVYNAGTFNANPATMAAGIAMNKYLHMHEDIYAKLDERTRQIEEAVSSKASGTFVRMGSMFKYFFRSSAPRNYTEAKQCDTDAFRRFWEKALSAGVFLPPSQFETNFLSTAHGESEMTKLVQVYSQC